ACGTTCCAGATGACCTGAAAGCCGACAAAGACCGCCAGAACAAAGACGATGAAGTGCTGCATAAAGCTTGCAGGCGCCACAAGGCCCACGCCCAGCATCAGCGCGCCACCGACAGCCAACAGTGTGACCTGCTGTTTGGTCTGCGCTTTAAACGCAGCCGCCTCTTCGGCTTTGATCTCTTCTGGGGTCTTTTCTTTGACCTCAGGCTTCTTCTGCGCCGCAATCGCAGCCACTTTTGGCGGTGGCGGCGGGAAGGTGATCTCGCCTTCAAAGGTCACGGTCGCGCCGCGGATCACGTCGTCTTCCATGTTGTGATTGACTTGACCGTCCTTCTCAGGGGTCAGGTCAGCCATCATGTGACGGATGTTGGTCGCGTACAAAGTCGAGGACTGAGCCGCCATGCGCGATGGGAAGTCGGTATAGCCGATGATGGTCACGCCATTGTCGGTTACGATCTTCTCGTCAGCGACGGTCAGCTTACAGTTGCCGCCCTTCTCGGCTGCTAGGTCGACGATCACAGAGCCGGGCTTCATCGCGGCAACCATGTCTTCGGTCCACAGCTCTGGGGCTTCACGGTTCGGGATCAGCGCGGTGGTGATCACGATGTCAACTTCTGGCGCGAGTTCGCGGAACTTCGCCAGCTGCGCTTCGCGGAATTCAGGAGAGGACACAGAGGCATAACCGCCAGTGGCCGCGCCGTCCTGCTGTTCTTCTTCGAAATCCAGATAGACGAACTCAGCGCCCATGGATTCAACCTGCTCGGCCACTTCTGGACGCACGTCAAACGCATAGGTGATCGCACCCAGCGATGTAGATGTGCCGATCGCGGCAAGGCCCGCAACACCCGCACCCACAACCAGAACCTTCGCCGGAGGCACTTTGCCCGCCGCGGTGATCTGACCTGTGAAGAAACGACCAAAGTTGTTCCCCGCTTCGATAACAGCACGGTAGCCCGCGATATTTGCCATCGAAGACAGCGCGTCCATCTTCTGAGCACGCGAAATCCGTGGTACCATTTCCATGGCGATCACATTCGCGCCTTTGGATTTCGCCAGCTCCATACCCGCTTCATTGGCGGCAGGATTAAAGAAGGAAATCAGCGTCTTGCCTTTGGTCAGACGCTTAAGCTCTACTTCTTCAGGCTGGCGGACTTTGGCGACGATATCGCAGGCCTTCCACAGTGCCGCTGCAGTGCCGATGACCTCGACACCTGCCTCTTTATAAGCGTCATCGGAAAAACCAGCCGCAGCGCCGGCCCCTTTCTCAATCGCGCACTCATAACCCAATTTGATCAGCTGCAAAGCTGACGCCGGCGTCATCGCAACACGCGACTCCCCCGCAAAGATCTCCTTCGGAGTTCCGATTTTCACGTCTAATGTCTCCTCACCTAACGGTGTTTATGCTTCTCAACCCAAGAACCGAGATCCGTTTACTTGCAAAACCCCTGTCTCACAAGGCTTTGACGGACCTATAGGGAGTAATACGCATGTGAGCGCTAAACTACGCATGCGACATTTCACCCGCAGGACACGACAAAAATCTAAGGTTTCAGGGTCACGTTCCCACTTCGATTGCTAATATATGAAAATCTTTAGGCCACATAGCGTAATATTTGCACTTGCAGAACGACGTCACGGCAATTACGCTGCGATGCAGCAATTTTCTAGCATATTCACCCAACGTAAACTTGGGATTGCGTGAGGAATTGTTGGGCTATGCCGTCAGCGATGCTGCCAACATACGCGCAAGCACGTCGCGGCGGTTGTCAAAACCTGCATAATCAGATTGACCGGCCTTCAACCCATAAAGAGCAAGGCCCATGATGTCGGCCACAACCGCCGCATCGCTGCCATAGGCTTCCAAACTAAGACGTTTAGCGCTCGCTTCGCGCTGCAACCAATCCGCATAAACTTTGGCGACTTTTTCCTGTCCGGTTTTTGCTTCGGCATGGCTGGCTGAATTATGTGTATCCAACAATTCGTCGCCATGCGGGGATTCCAGCAAGAGTTTAAACGTCTCACCAGCATGTTCAGCAAAAGCCGCGGTTAAAAGATCAGCAACCGACCCTTCTTGCGAAAACGCCTCTTCGACCTTGCTGGCGACGCTGTCGTAGTAAGCCACGGTCATGGACCTTTGGATGTCTTCTTTATTGCGAA
This is a stretch of genomic DNA from Cognatishimia activa. It encodes these proteins:
- a CDS encoding Re/Si-specific NAD(P)(+) transhydrogenase subunit alpha, with product MKIGTPKEIFAGESRVAMTPASALQLIKLGYECAIEKGAGAAAGFSDDAYKEAGVEVIGTAAALWKACDIVAKVRQPEEVELKRLTKGKTLISFFNPAANEAGMELAKSKGANVIAMEMVPRISRAQKMDALSSMANIAGYRAVIEAGNNFGRFFTGQITAAGKVPPAKVLVVGAGVAGLAAIGTSTSLGAITYAFDVRPEVAEQVESMGAEFVYLDFEEEQQDGAATGGYASVSSPEFREAQLAKFRELAPEVDIVITTALIPNREAPELWTEDMVAAMKPGSVIVDLAAEKGGNCKLTVADEKIVTDNGVTIIGYTDFPSRMAAQSSTLYATNIRHMMADLTPEKDGQVNHNMEDDVIRGATVTFEGEITFPPPPPKVAAIAAQKKPEVKEKTPEEIKAEEAAAFKAQTKQQVTLLAVGGALMLGVGLVAPASFMQHFIVFVLAVFVGFQVIWNVSHSLHTPLMAVTNAISSIIILGALMQIGSSSGLVIILAAASVFMAGINIFGGFLVTRRMLAMFQKS
- a CDS encoding TetR/AcrR family transcriptional regulator → MADTVTQKDSKTEAIMMAAFETFRAYGFRRTSMEDIAKAAGMSRAALYLHFRNKEDIQRSMTVAYYDSVASKVEEAFSQEGSVADLLTAAFAEHAGETFKLLLESPHGDELLDTHNSASHAEAKTGQEKVAKVYADWLQREASAKRLSLEAYGSDAAVVADIMGLALYGLKAGQSDYAGFDNRRDVLARMLAASLTA